CTCAAACGTCGAAAAACAAGGCTTACAGATTGCTGAAAAACAAGAAATTAGCCGTTTTGCAGGTCATTTGATTGACGAAGGTGAAACCATTTTTATCGGGCCAGGAACAACCTTAGAATGTTTTGCTCGTGAGCTCCCAATTGATAATATTCGTGTTGTAACAAACAGTCTTCCTGTTTTTCTCATCCTAAACGAACGAAAACTAACAGATCTGATCTTGATTGGCGGAAATTATCGCTCTATCACTGGTGCTTTTGTAGGAACACTTACCTTACAGGATTTGACCAATCTTCAGTTCTCTAAGGCTTTTGTAAGTTGTAATGGTATCAAGGATAAGGCTATTGCCACCTTCAGTGAGGAAGAGGGCGAAGCGCAACGAATCGCCTTGAACAATGCCAATAAAAAATACTTACTGGCAGACCACAGCAAGTTTAATAAGTTTGATTTTTACACTTTCTACAATATCTCAGAGATTGATACAATCGTTTCAGATTCCAAACTGAGTCAGGAGACATTTGAAGATCTGTCGAAACAAACAACCATTCTTTTATCAAAACCATAAAAATTCCCCTGCCTTTTGGTGGGGAATTTTTGTTGAATTTTAATCAATAAGTTGTGTCTCAGCTAGTTTCTTGTACCAGTGAGCCGATTTCTTTGGATAGCGCTCCTGGGTCTCAAAATCAACATAGAATAGTCCATAACGCTTTTCATAGCCATTTGACCAAGAAAAGACATCCATCAGCGACCAGATAAAGTAGCCTTTTACATTGGCTCCATCGGAGATTGCATCTGCAATCACTTCCATATGTTTCTTAACATAATCAATCCGTCCATCATCGTAGACTGTTCCATCCACAAACTCATCTTTGTATCCGAGACCATTCTCTGTGATGTAGATTTTCTTGTAATTTGGGTAATCTTTCTTCACGCGCATGATTTGATCATACAAACCTTGAGGATAGATAATCCAATCCCAGTCCGTACGTGGCACATAATCTGGAGCTACTCGACGTCCAACTCCCTTAATCTGATACTTAGAGCTTCCTTTTTCACCCTTACCGTTATGAATGATTTCTGTTTCGCCATCAAAGGCTTGCATCCAATCACTCATATAGTAGTTAATACCGAGGAAGTCATTCAGGTCTTTTGCAGCTTCTAGGACTGCGAAGTCTTCTTCACGCAGATCTAAGCTTCCACCATTAACTGCTAAGATATGGTTGACACCTTCCATGGTTTCTTCGGAATATCGTCCTAGATAAGTCGCGTCTAGGATAAACTTGTTATGGATAATATCTTCTAACTCGGCTGCACGAACATCTGCTGGATTATCTGGATTCAGAGGATACTTAGTAGGCAGGGCATGAACCACACCAATTTCCCCCTTATATCCCTTATCCTTGAAAAGTTTTACTGCACGCGCATGCGACACCATCATATTGTGATGAGATTGGAAGACTTTGGCAAGGTCGTACTGAATACCTGGAGGGAATTTCCCAACCAAATACTGACCATCTCCTATCGGCCCAATTTCATTAAAGGTTGTCCAAAAGTTAACTTCAGGAAATTCTTCAAAACAGAAGGCCGCATAATCCACAAAGTGATCAATGTTTTCTCTATTCAGGAAATCTCCGTTTGAATGAAGTGCTTCTGGCGTGTCAAAGTGATGAAGAGTCACGAAGGGCTCAACATGCCGTTTGTGACATTCTGCAAACAACTTGTGATAGAACTCAACTCCCTTGGCATTGACTTTCCCGTAACCAGTTGGAAAGATACGTGACCAAGCGATTGAAATACGGATACCATTGACACCATATTCTTCTGCAAGTTTGAGGTCAACTGGATATTTGTGATAGAAATCACTGGCTGGTTCAGCAGTGTACCAGTAGTTATCTTTGAGGTATTTGTCCCAGGCGACTGGCCCTTTACCATCAGTATGTGTAGCACCTTCTGCTTGGTAGGCTGCTGTTGCTCCGCCAAAAATAAAGTCTTTTGGAAGTGTTTTTGTCATTTGATTCACCTTTCAAGAAATAGAAATGAGATGGGGGTATAGTTGGGAGGAGTTCCTCCATCTCACTTCTTCGCTATTTACATTTTATTCTTCGAACTGCGCTTGAACAAAGGCAAGAGCGCCTTTTCCATCGCGAGTCAATTTAATGTATTGGCCACCTTCTGTCTTAGCAAGTTTGATACCAAGTTTGTCAGTTTCGGCCTTCATGTCTTCAAAGTTTGAAGCAACTTGAGGAGCAAGGATAACCAGATCAAACTCAGGCAACATTTCACGGTGAGCACCATAGCCACCAGCTGCTGCTTTAACAGGAACTTTGTACTCTGCAGCTGCCTTGTTTAGAGCATTTGCAAGGAGACCACTTGTACCTCCTCCTGCACAGAGAACGAGAACATTTGTTTTTTCTGTGATTGTGTTTTGCGCTGCTTCTACACCTGCTTTTTCAAGAATAGCATCTGCTTTGGCAGTATTGAAGTTTGCTGCTACTTTTTCTTTCAATTCATCATTGGCTTTACCTGAACGCTCTTCTTCAAGAATTTGTTCATCATAAACCTTGAGGAATGGATAGTAGATGGCTACGTCAACAAGGATTAACAAAGCAGCAAGTACAAATGACAAGAATTGGAAGTTTGTACCGAGAACAATACCGAGCGGACCTGGTGTTGTCCAAGGAAGGTTGGCAGTAAATGAGTTCATGCCAAGCGTTTCAATGAAGAATTTAAAGATCCATACGTTGGCAATTGGCGCAAAGATAAATGGAATAAAGAAAATTGGGTTCAAG
Above is a window of Streptococcus oralis subsp. dentisani DNA encoding:
- a CDS encoding DeoR/GlpR family DNA-binding transcription regulator gives rise to the protein MLKQEKLDSILETVNTKGTITVKEIMTRLDVSDMTARRYLQELADKDLLVRVHGGAEKLRTGSLLNNERSNVEKQGLQIAEKQEISRFAGHLIDEGETIFIGPGTTLECFARELPIDNIRVVTNSLPVFLILNERKLTDLILIGGNYRSITGAFVGTLTLQDLTNLQFSKAFVSCNGIKDKAIATFSEEEGEAQRIALNNANKKYLLADHSKFNKFDFYTFYNISEIDTIVSDSKLSQETFEDLSKQTTILLSKP
- the lacG gene encoding 6-phospho-beta-galactosidase → MTKTLPKDFIFGGATAAYQAEGATHTDGKGPVAWDKYLKDNYWYTAEPASDFYHKYPVDLKLAEEYGVNGIRISIAWSRIFPTGYGKVNAKGVEFYHKLFAECHKRHVEPFVTLHHFDTPEALHSNGDFLNRENIDHFVDYAAFCFEEFPEVNFWTTFNEIGPIGDGQYLVGKFPPGIQYDLAKVFQSHHNMMVSHARAVKLFKDKGYKGEIGVVHALPTKYPLNPDNPADVRAAELEDIIHNKFILDATYLGRYSEETMEGVNHILAVNGGSLDLREEDFAVLEAAKDLNDFLGINYYMSDWMQAFDGETEIIHNGKGEKGSSKYQIKGVGRRVAPDYVPRTDWDWIIYPQGLYDQIMRVKKDYPNYKKIYITENGLGYKDEFVDGTVYDDGRIDYVKKHMEVIADAISDGANVKGYFIWSLMDVFSWSNGYEKRYGLFYVDFETQERYPKKSAHWYKKLAETQLID